One window of the Macaca thibetana thibetana isolate TM-01 chromosome 1, ASM2454274v1, whole genome shotgun sequence genome contains the following:
- the LOC126932185 gene encoding myomegalin-like isoform X1 — MEFPSLVSAKAGKSDNFGLAINGCKRTLHEKMSQLKAGMHQPSEKKGPAEKEVSEQKPQPEEAEFSSVSRSGKYHSLIQDQARELTHLRQKMKLGRVASELLIQHVKNTVKAFEELLHSNNIDHYMEQHFREQLAKGSQLAESLARKFSTDDCTTKKNQVGQVPSTLSILRKMHNMSKVTEVLETKRDAQSQTQPQIWCNNHTRSAPHHSLSSTSPQLDKQEVRPSVTVVNASAATSADSAALPSNQGARSAQPFHPSSGTGQLSRTLEHGSSGPWEEMRPQKMNASGDLASFSCLYQPNSETSVPADLLEKNLAEIQKLRQRLEESVSLNDRLRERLEHVLSNGDQGKGTAQSTVAPRSYTQSHSSSCGEDIL, encoded by the exons ACGGCTGTAAGAGAACTCTTCATGAGAAAATGTCCCAGCTGAAGGCTGGGATGCATCAGCCCTCAGAGAAGAAGGGACCTGCTGAGAAGGAAGTGAGTGAGCAGAAGCCTCAGCCTGAGGAAGCAGAATTCTCCTCTGTATCCCGCAGTGG gAAGTATCATTCCTTGATTCAGGATCAGGCTCGAGAGTTAACCCATCTACGGCAGAAGATGAAGCTTGGCAGAGTGGCCTCTGAGCTTCTCATTCAGCATGTCAAGAACACAGTAAAGGCCTTTGAGGAGCTACTCCACAGCAATAACATTGACCACTATATGGAGCAGCACTTCCGCGAGCAGCTGGCCAAAGGAAGCCAGCTGGCAGAGAGCCTTGCCAGAAAATTCAGCACGG ATGACTGTACAACTAAGAAGAATCAAGTAGGACAGGTGCCTTCGACTCTCAG TATCTTGAGGAAGATGCATAATATGAGTAAAGTGACAGAAGTCCTAGAGACCAAGCGGGATGCCCAGTCCCAGACTCAGCCCCAGATCTGGTGCAACAACCACACCCGGTCTGCCCCACATCACTCCCTGAGCAGCACGTCTCCACAGCTTGACAAGCAGGAAGTGCGTCCTTCAGTGACTGTAGTCA ATGCCAGCGCTGCCACTTCTGCTGATTCAGCTGCTTTGCCCAGCAACCAAGGAGCCAGGTCTGCTCAGCCCTTCCATCCTTCAAGCGGCACTGGCCAGCTGAGCAGGACACTAGAACACGGTAGCAGTGGCCCATGGGAAGAGATGAGGCCTCAAAAAATGAATGCATCTGGAGACCTAGCCTCCTTCTCCTGTTTGTACCAGCCCAACTCCGAAACCTCTG TACCGGCTGACCTGCTGGAAAAGAATCTTGCTGAGATCCAGAAACTGCGCCAGCGCCTGGAGGAGTCTGTCAGCCTCAATGACCGCCTGAGGGAGAGGCTGGAGCATGTGCTCAGCAATGGTGACCAAGGAAAAG GTACTGCACAGTCCACTGTAGCCCCTCGTTCATATACTCAGAGTCACTCTTCCAGCTGTGGCGAGGACATCCTGTGA
- the LOC126932185 gene encoding myomegalin-like isoform X2, which yields MSQLKAGMHQPSEKKGPAEKEVSEQKPQPEEAEFSSVSRSGKYHSLIQDQARELTHLRQKMKLGRVASELLIQHVKNTVKAFEELLHSNNIDHYMEQHFREQLAKGSQLAESLARKFSTDDCTTKKNQVGQVPSTLSILRKMHNMSKVTEVLETKRDAQSQTQPQIWCNNHTRSAPHHSLSSTSPQLDKQEVRPSVTVVNASAATSADSAALPSNQGARSAQPFHPSSGTGQLSRTLEHGSSGPWEEMRPQKMNASGDLASFSCLYQPNSETSVPADLLEKNLAEIQKLRQRLEESVSLNDRLRERLEHVLSNGDQGKGTAQSTVAPRSYTQSHSSSCGEDIL from the exons ATGTCCCAGCTGAAGGCTGGGATGCATCAGCCCTCAGAGAAGAAGGGACCTGCTGAGAAGGAAGTGAGTGAGCAGAAGCCTCAGCCTGAGGAAGCAGAATTCTCCTCTGTATCCCGCAGTGG gAAGTATCATTCCTTGATTCAGGATCAGGCTCGAGAGTTAACCCATCTACGGCAGAAGATGAAGCTTGGCAGAGTGGCCTCTGAGCTTCTCATTCAGCATGTCAAGAACACAGTAAAGGCCTTTGAGGAGCTACTCCACAGCAATAACATTGACCACTATATGGAGCAGCACTTCCGCGAGCAGCTGGCCAAAGGAAGCCAGCTGGCAGAGAGCCTTGCCAGAAAATTCAGCACGG ATGACTGTACAACTAAGAAGAATCAAGTAGGACAGGTGCCTTCGACTCTCAG TATCTTGAGGAAGATGCATAATATGAGTAAAGTGACAGAAGTCCTAGAGACCAAGCGGGATGCCCAGTCCCAGACTCAGCCCCAGATCTGGTGCAACAACCACACCCGGTCTGCCCCACATCACTCCCTGAGCAGCACGTCTCCACAGCTTGACAAGCAGGAAGTGCGTCCTTCAGTGACTGTAGTCA ATGCCAGCGCTGCCACTTCTGCTGATTCAGCTGCTTTGCCCAGCAACCAAGGAGCCAGGTCTGCTCAGCCCTTCCATCCTTCAAGCGGCACTGGCCAGCTGAGCAGGACACTAGAACACGGTAGCAGTGGCCCATGGGAAGAGATGAGGCCTCAAAAAATGAATGCATCTGGAGACCTAGCCTCCTTCTCCTGTTTGTACCAGCCCAACTCCGAAACCTCTG TACCGGCTGACCTGCTGGAAAAGAATCTTGCTGAGATCCAGAAACTGCGCCAGCGCCTGGAGGAGTCTGTCAGCCTCAATGACCGCCTGAGGGAGAGGCTGGAGCATGTGCTCAGCAATGGTGACCAAGGAAAAG GTACTGCACAGTCCACTGTAGCCCCTCGTTCATATACTCAGAGTCACTCTTCCAGCTGTGGCGAGGACATCCTGTGA
- the LOC126932185 gene encoding myomegalin-like isoform X3: MEFPSLVSAKAGKSDNFGLAINGCKRTLHEKMSQLKAGMHQPSEKKGPAEKEVSEQKPQPEEAEFSSVSRSGKYHSLIQDQARELTHLRQKMKLGRVASELLIQHVKNTVKAFEELLHSNNIDHYMEQHFREQLAKGSQLAESLARKFSTDDCTTKKNQVGQVPSTLSILRKMHNMSKVTEVLETKRDAQSQTQPQIWCNNHTRSAPHHSLSSTSPQLDKQEVRPSVTVVNASAATSADSAALPSNQGARSAQPFHPSSGTGQLSRTLEHGSSGPWEEMRPQKMNASGDLASFSCLYQPNSETSGTAQSTVAPRSYTQSHSSSCGEDIL, from the exons ACGGCTGTAAGAGAACTCTTCATGAGAAAATGTCCCAGCTGAAGGCTGGGATGCATCAGCCCTCAGAGAAGAAGGGACCTGCTGAGAAGGAAGTGAGTGAGCAGAAGCCTCAGCCTGAGGAAGCAGAATTCTCCTCTGTATCCCGCAGTGG gAAGTATCATTCCTTGATTCAGGATCAGGCTCGAGAGTTAACCCATCTACGGCAGAAGATGAAGCTTGGCAGAGTGGCCTCTGAGCTTCTCATTCAGCATGTCAAGAACACAGTAAAGGCCTTTGAGGAGCTACTCCACAGCAATAACATTGACCACTATATGGAGCAGCACTTCCGCGAGCAGCTGGCCAAAGGAAGCCAGCTGGCAGAGAGCCTTGCCAGAAAATTCAGCACGG ATGACTGTACAACTAAGAAGAATCAAGTAGGACAGGTGCCTTCGACTCTCAG TATCTTGAGGAAGATGCATAATATGAGTAAAGTGACAGAAGTCCTAGAGACCAAGCGGGATGCCCAGTCCCAGACTCAGCCCCAGATCTGGTGCAACAACCACACCCGGTCTGCCCCACATCACTCCCTGAGCAGCACGTCTCCACAGCTTGACAAGCAGGAAGTGCGTCCTTCAGTGACTGTAGTCA ATGCCAGCGCTGCCACTTCTGCTGATTCAGCTGCTTTGCCCAGCAACCAAGGAGCCAGGTCTGCTCAGCCCTTCCATCCTTCAAGCGGCACTGGCCAGCTGAGCAGGACACTAGAACACGGTAGCAGTGGCCCATGGGAAGAGATGAGGCCTCAAAAAATGAATGCATCTGGAGACCTAGCCTCCTTCTCCTGTTTGTACCAGCCCAACTCCGAAACCTCTG GTACTGCACAGTCCACTGTAGCCCCTCGTTCATATACTCAGAGTCACTCTTCCAGCTGTGGCGAGGACATCCTGTGA